TTTGATGTGTCTTATTTTTTTATTAGCAGGAGCTTTTTCTAATCTTTGTAAAGAGATAGGCAGCGTTGAAGCTGTTGCCAATGTTGGGCTTAGATATATAAGCTCCAAATGGGTTGTTTCAGGCATATTTTTAGTTACTTGTTTTATTTCCTTCTCAGCAGGAACTTCTGTAGGGGCAATCGTAGCGATTGCTCCTATTGCTTTTGAAATCGCGAATAAGATAGGTGCTGATTTAAGTTTAATGGCCGCTGCTGTGATGTGTGGGGCTGTATTTGGGGATAATCTTTCTTTAATATCAGATACAACTATTGTGTCAAGTCGTACTCAGGGTAGTAGTATTACAGATGTTTTTAAGGCTAGTTTTGTTTATGCATTCCCATCAGCCATATTTACTTTTTTCGGATTTTACTTTCTCTCAGGTGATTTGGCTAATGTGGAATCTCTGGTGAGTAGTTCAGTAGACTTGGTCAAAATAGTTCCTTATCTTGCTGTTATTGTTTTATCTTTGCTGGGGTTAAATGTTTTTTTTGTTTTATTTATAGGTATCGTCTTTGTAGGTATTGTCAGCATTTTTTACGAAAATTTGCAGTTTTTATACGTGATGAAAAAAATCAGTGAAGGATTTTTAAGTATGGGTGACTTAATTTTCCTCTCAATCCTTACAGGAGGGGTGTCTTTTGTTGTAATTAAAAATGGGGGGTTTAAGTGGGTTTTAGTTAAGCTTAAGACTTTAATACGAGGTAAGCGTTCTGCGGAGTTCGTAATAGCATCACTTGCTTCTGTGGTTGATGTTTTTCTGGCTAATAATACGATTGCTATTCTTGTTTGTGGCAAATTTGCAAAAGAAATATCTGTTAAGAATGAAATATCCTCTTGCAGGAGTGCTTCCCTTTTAGATATTTTTTCTTGTATTTCCCAGGGCTTTATTCCATATGGGGCTCAGATGATCATTTTAATAGGATTTTTTGATGGACTTGTTTCTCCTATGGGTATTATATCGTTTTTAATTTATCATTTATCTTTGCTACTTTTTGTGATTTTGTCCATGGTTGGTCTTGATATTAAAGGATTTTCTTGGTCTTTTTCTAGGAATTAATGTAGTTTAAATTACATAGGAGGTGTTAATGGACACGAGTAAATGTGTAATGCCAAGTTTTTTAGGACTTGTTCCCTTTCTTGTTTTTATTGTTGTATACATTGGAACGGGGGTGGCCTTAGAAATTCAAGGTGTCAAGATGGCTTTTTATCAAATGCCACCCATAGTTGCGATGTTGTTGGGTGTTGTTACAGCATTTCTTTTATTTAAGGGGTCGTTTACAGATAAGATAAACGAATTTATTAAAGGATGTGCACAGTTTGATATTACATTTATTTATTTAATATTTATGATTTCAGGTGCTTTCTCTTCTGTTTGCAATCAGATAGGTAGTATTGAAACTGTAGCGAATATTGGACTTAAATATATACCTTCTAATTTATTGGTGGCAGGTATATTTTTAATATGCCTTTTTCTCTCTACTTCAACTGGTAGTTTTATGGGTACTGTTGTGGCTGTTACTCCAATCGGACTTGAGATAGCAAATAAAAGCGGAATTCCTTTGCCAATGGTTGCAGGCGCTGTTCTTGGAGGAGGTGCTTTTGGAGATAGTATGTCTTTAATATCAGATACAACCATTATCGCCAGTCGTACGCAAGGAGTTAAGATTAGAGATGTTTTCAATAGTGGAGCTTGGTTTGCAATTCCTGCTGCCGCAATGGCAACCGTAGCGTTTGCTATTGTAGGTTCGTCTGTTGAGAATGTCAATTTTGTAAGTGATCTTACGGATATTAGTTATTTAAAGGTTCTTCCTTACCTTTTTGTTATAGTTTTTGCGTTTCTAGGGGTAGATGTGTTTTTGGTTTTATTTCTTGGGATATTGATTGCTGGTGGTATTGGTATTTTTTGTGGCGATTTAACTTTGCTTTCAATGTCTAAAAATATCAATAGGGGTCTGTTGGATTTAAGTGACATGATTATTCTCGTTATCCTTACTGGAGGAATGTCTTATATGGCTATTAAGCACGGAGGATTTGAGTGGGTTTTAAATAAGGTGAGGCTTTTAGCTAAGTGTAGGAGAAGCGCTGAATTTACGATTACTTTTTTGATAGTTATGGTTACAGGGTTTCTTGCAAATAGTGGTCTTGCGATTTTAGTTAATGGAACCGTAGCTAGGGGAATATCTGAGAGTAATTCGGTATGTCCTAAGCGATGTTCGGCTTTGCTTTCTGTTTCCTCTTGTGCTTTAATAGGAGCCTTACCATATGGTATGCACATGATAAGTGTAATAAATCTTGCAAAAGGAACCATATCTCCCGTTGACATCATTTCATTTTTGTTCTATCAAGCTTTTTTAGGCGTTATCATCATTTTGTCTATAATTGGTGTTAGTTTAAAAAGTCATATTTTGCGCTTCATTAGAAGCTAGGAAACAACCCTTGAAGAAGGTTGTTTCTCTATGAGATGTTTTTTAGGAAGCTAGTTCCACATATATCCTTAGTTGTTCTTCTTTTACTTCTCTAGGTACTGTTTTAAATACTTCCAATTTTGAAAAATCTTTTGGAAGAAATTTTTCTTCCAAGTATAATTTCATTTCAGGATTTTGCACGGCTTCTTCTTTTAAACAGCTCAATACATTTTTGTTTGGTGAATTATATCTCGTTTCTTGAAAATTTGCGTAGGACGCTTCATTTTCATAAAGAAAGTTTATGAATTTATAAGCAAGTTCTTTGTGGGGTGCGTCTGATGGAATCGCCATTACATCAATCCAAAGATTTGTTCCCTCAGGAGCATAAAAATCTAGATTTGCGTCTTTTATCATGGCATCTTGAGCTTCTCCACTCCATGTTAGTTGAATAGACGCCTCTCCATTAAGTATTAGTGATTTTGCAGCAATATCTGAGAAATATCCTACTAGTAAGGAGTTTTGTTTTTTTAGTATCTCTCCAGCTTCTCTTATTCTAGATAGGTCGTGTTCATTAAATAAGTAACCAAGTTGTTTAAGTGCAACTCCAATATTTTCTTTTGGAGAATCTAGCATTGCAATTTCTTTTCTGTATTTCTCATTAAACAGGATATCAAACCCATTCATGTCTTTTACATCAACCTTTGTCTTATTGTAAAGTATTCCCATCACTCCCCAAAACATAGGTATGGAGTAAGCGTTTCCAGGGTCATACTCTAGATCTTTAAGTTTTTCTAAAATATTATCTCTTACATTTGGCAATCTTGAGTGGTCTAATTTTTCAATCCTATTTTCACTTGCCAATTCTCCGATCAAATACTCTGAGGGTACTATTATGTCATAATAACCCTTTGTACTGTTAAACTTTGCCATCATTTCTTCATTATTATTAAAGATTTCGTAGTTTATCTTGATATTATTGTCTCTTTCAAATTGAGCTAGCAAGTCTTCATCAATGTATTCTGCCCAATTAAGGATGTTGAGAGTGTCTTTTTTCTCTTCAGGATGGCAAGATAGAACTATTAAAGCTAGTAATATTAATATTTTTTTCAAAAAAAACTCCTTTTATCTAAATTTCTGTGTCTGTTGTTAATTTTTTAATTCCTACAAATTTGTTAATAATAAATAAAAGACTAAGTATTACGAAAAATAAAATAGAAGAAATTGCATTGATAATTGGCTTTATTCCTCTTTTCGTTAAAGAATTTATAAGTATTGACAAATTGTTAAAGCCTTGTCCTGTCGTAAAGAAGGATATTAGGAAATCATCAACGGATAATGTAAATGCAATAAGTCCGCCTGTGGCTACTCCTCCAATTATTTCTGGAAATATTATGTTTTTAAATATTTGACTCTCTGAAGCCCCAAGGTCACGAGCTGCATTAATGATATTTTCTGGAAGTGAATATAGCTTGGGCAAAATGGTTATTACTACATAAGGTGTTGAAAACATTATGTGTGACATTAACATAGTGGAGAATCCTAGCTGTACTTTTATAGCCGAGTAAAATGTCATCAAACTGATGCCTGTTACAATATCAGGGTTGATTATTGGTATTTTATTGATTGATAGCAGGATTGTTTTTATTCTTTTATTTTGAGTTTTATAAATACCATAGGCACCCAGGACACCAACTGCAACAGATACTAAAGATGATATTACTGCTACGGATAAAGTGTTGTATATTACGGTTTTTATTTGCTGTGATTCGAAAACTTCTCTGTACCATTTCAAGCTAAATCCTTGCCAAAAAAAGCCATGGTCACCTGCATTGAAGGAGTAAACTACTAAAATTATTATGGGGGCATAAATAAACCCAAATGTAAAGAATAAAAAAGTGTTTTTTAATATGTTAAGCATATTGATTCCTTATTCTACATTATTTTTTTGCATTAATTTAAGTATTGTGAGGTTAAATATTAATATCACTATCATAACAATAAAAGAAATAGCAGCTCCAGTATGCCAATCTTCTACGAATAAGAATTGTTTTTCGATTAAGTTTCCAATTAAAATTTGTTTAGAACCACCTAACAAGTCTGAGATGATAAACACTGTAATTGAGGGAATAAATACCATTATTATTCCTGTTGCAAGATAAGATAATGTCAACGGCACCTTTACGTATAGTAAAATTTGCCACATTCTTGCTCCAAGATCCCTTGCCCCTTCAATATATTCGGGCTTAATTTTTAAAAGTCCTGTATATACAGGTAAAACCATAAACGGCAGGAAATTATATACCATACCGATTGTTACAGCTTGCTCGTTGTATATCAAATCCATGCTGGTAAGTCCTATTGTTTCAAGCAAGTTATTAATAATTCCATTTCTTCCTAATATCCTTATCCAAGCGTAAGTTCTAAGTAGGGTATTAACCCACATAGGAAGTATTATCATTATTATGAGTATGTTTTGAATACTTTTCTTAGATATTGATATGAACCATGCTGTAGGGTACCCAATGATAATGCAGAAAATTGTTGCAATTAACGCGAGTTTAGTGCTTCTTGAAAAAATCCTTAAGTAACTTGGTTCTAGTAGTCTGTTAAAATTTGCAAACGTAAGTTCGTCATTCTCATTAAGGAAGCCAAGGGCTATGATTATGAGCAGTGGGATTATAACAAAGATTGATAAAAATATAATATACATGCCCAATGTTATTCTGTTCATCACTATTGCTCTTTACCCATTACATGAATGTCATTAGGTTCTAGGAAAATATCAACTTCTTCTCCGACTTTCGTAAGTTTTGTACTCTGGATTAACCAGTTATATTTTGCAATCTCTAGTGTCATTTCGTAGTGAACACCCTGAAATATTGCCGAAGTTATAACTCCACTTAAGTGTCCCTTACCTTTGGGAAGTATCTTTACATCTTCTGGTCGTATTACGAGGTCAACCGGTTCCTTATTTTGAAACCCCTTGTCAAGGCATTCAAAATTCTTTCCAAACATACTAACAACAAACTCATCCTCGTATGTTCCGTCAAAAATATTACTTTCTCCAATAAAATCAGCCACGAATTTTGTATTAGGTTCGTTGTAGATTTCCTCAGGAGTTCCAATTTGAAGAATGGCTCCCTCATTCATCACAACTATTCTGTCGCTCATTGTTAAGGCTTCTTCTTGGTCATGAGTAACATAAATAAAAGTGATTCCAAGCTTTCTTTGTATATTTTTAAGCTCCCTCTGCATCTCTTGTCTCATCTTTAAATCGAGTGCAGAGAGTGGTTCGTCTAATAGCAAAAGTTTAGGTTCCATAACTATTGCCCTTGCAATCGCAACCCTTTGTTTTTGTCCTCCCGATAATTCATTAATGTTTCTATAAGCGTATTTTTGCATTCCAATCAAAGAAAGAGATGCCCTTACTTTTTCCTTAATCAAATTTTTGTTTATCTTCTTCATTCTAAGACCGAATGCAATATTGTCAAAAACATTCATATGCGGAAACAGTGCATAATTTTGAAATACAGTATTAAGCTCTCTCTTATCAGGACTAATTCCTGAAATTTCTCTTGATAAAAAGTAGACCTCGCCTTCCTTTTGTCTTAAAAATCCTCCCAGTATTTTAATGAGAGTGGTCTTCCCGCATCCTGAGGGACCAAGTAGTGTAATAAATTCATTTTTTTTAACTTTTAAATTAATTTTATCTAGAGTTTTACTACCACCATCAGCGTAGTAATGACTTAAGTCCTTAATCTCTAGGATAAGATTATTCAACTAATGGGACCCTCCTTTTTTACGTATGCACCAACGAACAGCACAGTGACAGATTATACTTTATATTAATTCTTATGTAAATAATTTTAATTTAGTGTTGTTTTGGTATGTTAAGGTCGAGTATTATTTTCCCAAATTTACCTTCTCTATATTCTTTTATTAGTGTTTTTGATGCCCTTTGTATGTCTATTTTGCATTTTTTATTTATAAACCCCCTTGCTCTTGCAAATTCTTCCAAGATTTGAAGTGAATCCGTTGAGATTATTTTATATCTATCTAACAAGTTACTTTTGTTATTATTGTGCATTTCTTTAAGCAAGTAGAGAGAAAGGTCAATACTGTCTATTATTTCTTCTTTTATCATGTCTAGGATTGCAAGTTTTTTTGCAATTTCTTGGTCTTCTAAGTTGTGCCATAATAAGCCTGGTGTATCAAAAATATTAATTTCTTCATTTGCTTTAACGATTTGTATATTTTTTGTATGTCCCGGTTTATTTGCAACGCTTGCGCTTTTTTTCCCTACTATTAGATTCATTATTGATGATTTTCCAACATTTGGAATTCCAATTACTAAGACTTTTATTTTTTCTGTATAAGTTCTAATCTTTTTCACGCTTGCCACTTTTTTAATTTTGTCTATTATTTGTTTCTTCATTCCTTTTTTGTAAATATTGCTAATTATTACGTGATCACCAAGGGAAGCAAAATAAGACCCCCATTTTAAAATTTCTCTTTCAATTGTAAGATCTGACTTGTTTAAAAGTATTATTTTTTCCTTTCCTGTATTTTTAATGATTTGCTCGGTTATTGGATTTTTACTACTAAGCGGAGCTCTAGCATCAAGGATTTCTAATACAATATTTGTTCTTTTAAGGTTCTCATTGATTAACCTTAAAGCCCTTTTCATGTGTCCAGGAAACCAGTTTATTTTATTTGGCATGTTTAAATTATAGTTTAATATGAGTGTGTCAAATAAAATTAAAAATTTTTTGTATTTTTTTGTTCTTAAATCTATAATGGATTGTGCTTTTTAAAAAATTGTGTAGAACGCATGGGTAATATTTAAATTTTGTAGGAAGTTAGTTGTAGGAGGTTGAGTATTAATAGAGAGATTGGGAGGGGTTTAATTGTTTCTTGTCAGGCACTTGAGGGTGAGCCATTGCATAGTAGTTTTATTATGTCTAGGATGGCATTAGCAGCAAAGTTGGGGGGGGCAGTTGGAATTAGAGCCAATGGGATTTCAGATATTAGCAAAATAAAATCAGAAGTTGATTTACCAATAATAGGCATTATTAAAAGGGTTTATGGTAATTCTCCCGTTTTTATTACACCTACTATTAGGGAGATTGATGAACTATGTGGTGAGGGCGTTGATGTTGTTGCTCTTGATGCTACTCTTAGAGAGCGTCCGGATGGAATCTTACTGGCTAAATTTTTTGATAGAATTAGGAATAAATATCCAAATCAACCCCTAATGGCAGATATTGGCTCTTTGGAAGAAGCTGTTATTGCCGATAAACTTGGGTTTGATTTTATTGGTACAACTTTGCATGGGTATACAAAGGATACTGAGGGGTTAAATATTGCCGATGATGACTTTTCCTTTTTAAAAAAATTGCTTGAGTTTAACTTTAAATCAAAATTAATAGTTGAGGGTAAGATTGATACACCTCTTAAGGCCAAGAGATGCTTTGAGCTGGGAGTTTCTTTCGTTGTTGTAGGAGGCGCGATTACGAGGCCGATGGAGATTACAAAAAGTTTTGTTGAAAAAATAAATGAAGTTGTGGAACCTGAAAATAAATGAGGTTGTGGAACTTTGAAAATATTTATAGTGTTTTTTGTGTCTTTTTAGACAGATAGGAGTTTTTATGGGGAAATTCTTTGAGAATGCTCAAAAATTTGGACGTTCTTTTATGTTGCCTATTGCCATCCTCCCTGCATCGGGATTGTTTTTAGGAATTGGAGGAGCTTTGTCCAATCCGGCGACGGTTAGGGCCTATACTTTTCTAGACATATTTTTCTTGCAGGCAGCCTTTAAAATAATGAGTACAGCGGGGGCTATTATTTTTGTGAATTTAGCTCCGATATTTGCGATTGGGGTTGCTGTTGGACTTGCAAAATCAGACAAGGGAACTGCAGGGCTTGCGGCTTTTATTGGATATCTTGTTATGAATGCTACTGTTGGTATTTTAGTTGATATGTCAGGAAAAGCTGAGGTCCTCTCAAGTGGGGCTGTAGGGCTAATACTTGGGATTAAGACTTTAGAGACAGGTGTTTTTGGGGGTGTAGTTGTTGGAATATTAACCTATTATCTTCACAATAGGTTAAATAAAGTTGAGCTTCCAAGGGTTCTTGGATTTTTTTCAGGTTCTAGGTTTATACCGATAGTGGTTTCTTTTGCAAGCATTTTGCTAGCGGTGTTTATGTTTATTTTTTGGCCTTTTATGCAGTCTGGTATTAGCAAAGTGGGTGGTTTGGTAGAAGCAACAGGTTATGTTGGAACTCTAATTTATGGTGTGTTCTTAAGAATGCTTGGTCCATTTGGCTTGCATCATATATTTTATTTACCCTTCTGGACAACTGGTATTGGTGGCTCTGAAATTGTGGATGGTAGGTTAGTTGAGGGAACACAAAACATTTTTTTTGCTGAACTTGCTGCTCAGGGTACTGATAAATTTTTTGTTGGAACAAGTCGTTTTATGAGTGGAAGGTTTATTACCATGATGTTTGGCTTACCCGGAGCTGCTTTTGCTCTTTACCGACTTGCAAAGCCTAGTCAGAAAACTAAAGTTTTTGGTCTTTTACTATCAGCAGCCTTGACTTCCTTTTTGACAGGAATTACAGAGCCTCTTGAGTTTTCTTTTCTATTTGTAGCGCCGTTTCTTTACGTTATGCATGCTGTATTTGATGGTTTTGCATTTATGATTTCACATATTTTGCAAATTACAATAGGACAGACTTTTTCTGGGGGATTTATTGATTTTATTCTTTTTGGGATTTTACAGGGGAATTCAAGGACCAATTGGATATTAGTTCCAGTGGTAGGTGTTTTTTGGTTTTTCTTGTATTATCTGAGTTTCGCTTTCTTTATATCTAGATTCGATTATAAGACTCCAGGAAGGGAAGATATGCTAGAGTCTGGAGATGTATCTCTTCCTTTTAGAGAATCAGAAGGGAAATCTGTTGCATCTGAAGTGATTGAAGGTCTTGGGGGTGTTGAGAACATTGTTGAGCTTGATTGTTGTGCTACAAGACTTAGAGTTACCGTAAAAGATCCTATGAAGGTTTTACAGTCTACTTTGGACAGTACTGGGGCTAAGAAGGTGATTATTAAGAGTAATGGAATTCAGGTGGTTTACGGACCCGGGGTAAGTGTGCTGAAGAATGAGATAGAAGAAATTCTTGGTAATTAAAGTTTGCAAATAAAAAGCAAGTGTTGTATCACTTGCTTTTTATTTTTTTAATAAAAGCAACCACATATTTTGTGAAATAAGATGTGTTTTGGGCGCTCCTGTGACTGTGGTTTCCAACCGGAACGTGTGAGTGATCGCTTTCAACAAGGGTAATTGGTATTTCTTCCTTGTATCCTCCATATTCGCTTATGAACTGATTTATTTTACTAGAATCTACCGTTGGGTCTCTGGGAGGATAAATTATCATCATGGGGGTTGTTATCCTGGCAAACCCATGCGAATTGATTAACTTGACAAGTCCCATCATTGCGATTATTGAGTCTACTTGTTGCCACTCTGTATGGAAAGTTTTGACCACTTCATGCTCTATCTTCTTACTCTCTTTTGTTTCAAACTTATTGTATCCACCCGTTGCAAGATATGCAAGTTGGCGCCCCCAAGGGTAGTAAATTAAGCTTGTTCTCTTATCTTTAGGATAGATATTAGGAGATATTAGGGTAGCAGAATGTATTTCGTTTGGATAATTTTCTAGTGCCCAAATAGCAGCTGCTCCGCCGTTTGAGGTTCCAATAATTATTAATTTTTTTCCTATTAATTTTCCAATTTGAATAGCTTCATCAATATCTCTTAACCAATCTTGAGTTTGGACACCTTTGAAGGCATCTTTTTCGTCAATTCCGTGGCCTTTAAATCTTGTAAAAAAAATATTCGCATTTAAAGCTTTGGCTATGTTATTTGGAACGGGGTAAATTCCGTTTTTAGATGATGCAAATCCATGAAAATAAACAACGGAGTATTCTGTTTGTTCCTTGTTTCCGTGCCATATGATTTCTTTTTTTGTGTTTTCTTCTAAATTGAATTTGGACTCGCCAATCAATAAGTACTGGTCCAGTTCTTCAAGTTTATTAGGAACCTTAACCTTTATAAATTCATTCTTAAACTTCACCCTTGGGCTAACTAGTGTTAGGAGAAGTAAAAATATGAAAACAAAAATAGCATTCTTTATGGTCATAAATTGTTTTCCTTGTGGCTGGAATCGCAAAGAATGTCTACATTTTCTTCGCTCAAATTTTGAGAGCAGTTGTTGCAAGCTCCCGAATAAATAATTTCAATAGATTTAGTTCTCCATTCCTCTCCAAGTTTGTCTTTCAAAATATCTTTAATCTCATCGAGTTGTATCGGATAGACCTGATTGCATCTATTACATTTAAAGTGAGCTATTGTAGAAGACAAACTTAGGTAAAATCTTGTTTCCTTTTGGTCAGTTGTTTTTATATCTTTTAAAATGTTGCGTTCTTTTAAAACGTTGAGCGTGTTGTATACTGTTGCTTTCGATAAGCTTGGTATTTCCGTTATCAATTTATTATAAATCTCTTTTGCTGTAAAGTATTCCTTTGGATTTGATGCTATGTATAAAATTATTCTATTTCTTGAATGAGAAGCTTTCATTCCCAATTCTGTTGTTAACGCCTTTAACAGGATAGGGTCATTGGTAATACCTACCTTTTCTAAAGTGGAATGCACTTCCATTGTGTCATTGTTCATATAATAAACCTTTTATTAATGTAAGATTAAGTACTTTAACGTCCTTATGGAATAATTTTATAACGATTTATTAATATTTTACTACTGTCGGTTATTTATTTTCATATTTTGTATGTTTGGATAGAAGAGTAGATTTTTTATTTTTGAATTTATCTTTATTTTATTATCAAAATTATTATTCATTGGGAGTAATAATAAATTCAGACTTAAAGAATAATTACTCAAATCTTCGGTTTTTACCATATTGTAAGATCCTCCTATGTTTAAAATAAACCATCTCTTATTACTCATTTTTTCGATTTTGTAATTAATTGTGTATATCATGTATTTTTCAATATGTAGAAAACTAATAAAAAAATTGCTGCTCTGGTCACTTCCTTTAGAGATTAAAAATTCGGTGCCGTTAATATATCCTTTAGTATCTCTTTTTGTTTCAATAATTTTTTCATAAGTGTCATAGTCATTGTATCTTGCAGTGATTTTTAGGTTTGTTTCTTTGTCAACTTCAAAGATGGGCATCTCTAAGCTTGAATATTCAAGTAAATAATTTGTGTCGACGGTCTTTAGGGTTTTGCCATCCAATGCTATACCAGAAGGCCATACTATTTTGATGGATATAAAAAAGCTTGCAAGATTTTCGTCTAGGAAGAAATCAATTATCGACTTTTCTTTTGTGTTGAAATTCAAATATTGTCTAACCCCTAGAATTTTATCATTTGAAAATGAGAATGAGCTTTCAATCGTTGGTTCTATGATGATGTCCTTTTTTGATAAAACTTTAAGGTAAGTTCTGCAAGAGTCTAGAAATTCAACTTGTCTTTCCTTGTGTTTTATTTTGTTAAGTTTTCCTTCCTCAAATCTCACACTATACTTCAAATGGGATAGCGTAAAATTGCCTTCCATATTGTATTCAAGGTTTTTGCTTGTAACAGACTCTGGGTTTTTTGGGTGTTGTTCAAAATTTTTACTAGTTAAAAATTCTTTTAAGGAATTTTCATTTATTTGATATTCCTTTAATCTTTTGTTTTGGAATTGTAGAATTAGTGCTTGTTCCCTTAGTGAATTGAACTCAGGAATTTCTAACAAATCTGCAACTATTTTGGTTCCTTCTAGATTTTGTACCTTAATGCTATATAGGCTTGCATCCAGCCCTTTTAGGGAGAGTAGGAAATTCTTTAACTCTTGATTATTGTACACTTCTTTAATTTCATGGAAGTAAAGAAGTGTATTTACGTTCTTCTTATGTATTCCAGGATCTTGAATTTCGGATAAAAATTGACAATTATTTTTGTAAAAAACTAGATATTTTTTTTTATTTTTTGCGTATCTCACTCCTTCTATGTAGTTAAAATTAAGCTTTCTATATAGTTCAAGCACTTTTTTTCTTAGTTTTTCCATCTTGTACATATAAAACATAGGAGGACTATTCTTAAATAAATCTTTATATCCACTACCGAATGGATTCTTTAAGGCCCAATATAGATCCACATGGATCTCATCGTGCAGCATGTATTCATGAGGATTTCCACTGTAAGTACTTGGAATGTAAATATCTTCATTATTTTTAAGTCTTTTAAAAAACCATTCATTTAATTCCGAATTTAATTTCAGAATTTCAAAAAAGTATGTCGGAAATGTCCAGTGTATCTTATAGCTCAGTTTTTTATTTTCAATTAGATACCTTGTGTTTGATAAAATGGAATATAACCTGTTCTCAGCAAATGTGGTTATCGAGATAATCACAACGTAGGTATTTGAACCTCTAAATTTTCTAAACAACATAAAGATCTTAATAATAAGTATATATGAGATTAGTGTAAATGGTAGTTGTTTAGCAGTAAATTATTGGTTAGTTTCCGCGGTTTGAGTCTTGATTAATGAATAAAAAATTTTATATCCTTATGGTGATATGTATGAGGTTTATGCTAACATTTACGGTGTTGGGTTTAAATTTAATTTTGATACTTAAAAAGGGGTAAGATTTATGGCAAAGGAAATGTATTTTAATGAAGATGCTAGGAAAAGTTTACTCAGCGGCATTGAGAAGTTGTCAAATGCTGTAAAGGTGACTCTTGGGCCTAAGGGAAGAAATGTTTTAATTGATAAGAAATTTGGGTCTCCTACGGTTACTAAGGATGGGGTTAGTGTTGCTCGTGAGATTGAGCTTGAAAATGCATTTGAGAATATGGGTGCCCAGCTTTTAAAAGAGGTTGCTATTAAGACAAATGACGTAGCTGGAGATGGAACTACTACTGCTACTGTGCTTGCTTATGCAATTGCTAGGGAGGGGCTTAAGAATGTTTCTTCTGGCATTAATCCTATTGGAATAAAGAAGGGAATAGATCATGCTGTATCTTTGGCTGCTGACAAGATCCGTAAGGCTGCAAAGAAAATTACTACCAAGGAAGAGATTGCGCAGGTGGCTTCTATTTCTGCAAATAATGATAGTTCTATAGGCGAGAAAATTGCTGAGGCGATGGATAGAGTTGGAAAGGATGGAGTTATTACTGTTGAGGAATCAAAGACTTTTGATACTACGATTTCTTATGTTGAGGGTATGCAGTTTGATAGAGGATATCTCTCTCCTTACTTTTCTACAAATAAGGAAAATATGAGTGTGAGCTTTGATGATGCTCTTATTTTGATATGTGAAAAGAAGATTGGTACTATTAAGGAACTTTTACCTGTTCTTGAAA
This is a stretch of genomic DNA from Borrelia sp. P9F1. It encodes these proteins:
- a CDS encoding ABC transporter permease, whose translation is MLNILKNTFLFFTFGFIYAPIIILVVYSFNAGDHGFFWQGFSLKWYREVFESQQIKTVIYNTLSVAVISSLVSVAVGVLGAYGIYKTQNKRIKTILLSINKIPIINPDIVTGISLMTFYSAIKVQLGFSTMLMSHIMFSTPYVVITILPKLYSLPENIINAARDLGASESQIFKNIIFPEIIGGVATGGLIAFTLSVDDFLISFFTTGQGFNNLSILINSLTKRGIKPIINAISSILFFVILSLLFIINKFVGIKKLTTDTEI
- a CDS encoding ABC transporter permease, which gives rise to MNRITLGMYIIFLSIFVIIPLLIIIALGFLNENDELTFANFNRLLEPSYLRIFSRSTKLALIATIFCIIIGYPTAWFISISKKSIQNILIIMIILPMWVNTLLRTYAWIRILGRNGIINNLLETIGLTSMDLIYNEQAVTIGMVYNFLPFMVLPVYTGLLKIKPEYIEGARDLGARMWQILLYVKVPLTLSYLATGIIMVFIPSITVFIISDLLGGSKQILIGNLIEKQFLFVEDWHTGAAISFIVMIVILIFNLTILKLMQKNNVE
- a CDS encoding ABC transporter substrate-binding protein, with the translated sequence MKKILILLALIVLSCHPEEKKDTLNILNWAEYIDEDLLAQFERDNNIKINYEIFNNNEEMMAKFNSTKGYYDIIVPSEYLIGELASENRIEKLDHSRLPNVRDNILEKLKDLEYDPGNAYSIPMFWGVMGILYNKTKVDVKDMNGFDILFNEKYRKEIAMLDSPKENIGVALKQLGYLFNEHDLSRIREAGEILKKQNSLLVGYFSDIAAKSLILNGEASIQLTWSGEAQDAMIKDANLDFYAPEGTNLWIDVMAIPSDAPHKELAYKFINFLYENEASYANFQETRYNSPNKNVLSCLKEEAVQNPEMKLYLEEKFLPKDFSKLEVFKTVPREVKEEQLRIYVELAS
- a CDS encoding Na+/H+ antiporter NhaC family protein, whose translation is MKNIEFKIRPNFLGLLPFIVFVVIYLGTGVYLEFRGVEMAFYQFPASVAMFIASITGFLGFRGKLEDKIHSFVEGASQYDIILMCLIFLLAGAFSNLCKEIGSVEAVANVGLRYISSKWVVSGIFLVTCFISFSAGTSVGAIVAIAPIAFEIANKIGADLSLMAAAVMCGAVFGDNLSLISDTTIVSSRTQGSSITDVFKASFVYAFPSAIFTFFGFYFLSGDLANVESLVSSSVDLVKIVPYLAVIVLSLLGLNVFFVLFIGIVFVGIVSIFYENLQFLYVMKKISEGFLSMGDLIFLSILTGGVSFVVIKNGGFKWVLVKLKTLIRGKRSAEFVIASLASVVDVFLANNTIAILVCGKFAKEISVKNEISSCRSASLLDIFSCISQGFIPYGAQMIILIGFFDGLVSPMGIISFLIYHLSLLLFVILSMVGLDIKGFSWSFSRN
- a CDS encoding Na+/H+ antiporter NhaC family protein produces the protein MDTSKCVMPSFLGLVPFLVFIVVYIGTGVALEIQGVKMAFYQMPPIVAMLLGVVTAFLLFKGSFTDKINEFIKGCAQFDITFIYLIFMISGAFSSVCNQIGSIETVANIGLKYIPSNLLVAGIFLICLFLSTSTGSFMGTVVAVTPIGLEIANKSGIPLPMVAGAVLGGGAFGDSMSLISDTTIIASRTQGVKIRDVFNSGAWFAIPAAAMATVAFAIVGSSVENVNFVSDLTDISYLKVLPYLFVIVFAFLGVDVFLVLFLGILIAGGIGIFCGDLTLLSMSKNINRGLLDLSDMIILVILTGGMSYMAIKHGGFEWVLNKVRLLAKCRRSAEFTITFLIVMVTGFLANSGLAILVNGTVARGISESNSVCPKRCSALLSVSSCALIGALPYGMHMISVINLAKGTISPVDIISFLFYQAFLGVIIILSIIGVSLKSHILRFIRS